A part of Verrucomicrobiota bacterium genomic DNA contains:
- a CDS encoding MarR family transcriptional regulator gives MATRSGSSVRGEYYEALLEFLRVAETIWEASRLFFGRWDLSPSQFNVLNVLRERAKGMSQVELSRALITHRSNVTGLVDRLEKRGLVARREGEGDRRAYCVVLTPDGRRLMEEILPGYHAAVEALWIGISPHQAKALVRQLKPVGERARQAAQARSRSNGGSSTGHPSV, from the coding sequence ATGGCAACGAGATCCGGCTCCTCCGTGCGAGGCGAGTATTACGAGGCGCTGCTCGAGTTCTTGCGCGTCGCGGAGACGATTTGGGAAGCGAGCCGCCTTTTCTTCGGGCGGTGGGATCTCAGCCCGAGCCAGTTCAACGTGCTCAACGTCCTGCGGGAGCGCGCCAAGGGCATGAGCCAGGTGGAACTCAGCCGGGCCTTGATCACGCACCGATCGAACGTGACCGGACTCGTGGACCGTTTGGAGAAACGAGGGTTGGTTGCCCGTCGCGAGGGGGAGGGAGATCGCCGGGCCTACTGCGTGGTTCTGACCCCGGACGGCCGGCGCTTGATGGAGGAGATTCTTCCCGGGTATCACGCTGCCGTGGAGGCGTTGTGGATCGGCATTTCGCCGCATCAGGCGAAGGCGTTGGTGAGGCAATTGAAGCCGGTGGGGGAACGTGCGCGGCAAGCGGCGCAAGCCCGCTCGCGGTCCAACGGTGGATCATCCACCGGCCATCCCTCCGTCTGA